Proteins encoded in a region of the Geobacillus genomosp. 3 genome:
- a CDS encoding TIGR02680 family protein, with translation MMNPWVLHRAGLINFWYYDEQYFHFADGKLLLRGSNGAGKSVTMQSLIPVLLDGKKTPDRLDPFGSRARRMEDYLLGEKDVVNRDERTGYLFLEYKRKQSDQYVTTGIGLRAKRQKSLDFWGFVIFDNRRVGHDIALYKKEKTGEKIPLTKRELAALLGAGGTVVETQKEYMELVNKHVFRFESIEAFQELIELLIQLRSPKLSKDFKPTVIYEILESSLPPLTDEELRHLSDTIENMDQAKQQLEQLERDERALKRLCDQYRLYNEYMIAEKAAEYVKAVKQAEQLAAEQQRLHDEEERARTTLDELEESITRLGREEDVLRSREIDLAGHEVFQQAEKYEQLKAERQRLRERRERHERTIEEKERIERQRRRRLDEAEARLDDLERKLEDELEQLSMDADEGSFSLHETNEGDFHRHRQKEQEFLFAAWKQEADRHIERLEGLARLWRRHDDLQRRYEEASNEAGERQREMDEWRHQQRKWEELLEQEKERFEQEVLAWVERGGVDVSEADIQMFLQQVGGIYEQYSVDDLKRPFVQTYYAAVGKKNDEKWRLEHDIRLLEEKRAEREAELCHWREKRDPEPERDEQTEAARSALERQGIPFVPLYAAVEFADHVPDPVRERIESALSHAGLLDALITAREVDVACDRVLTPNPVHMAHTLADYLRPDEEAPVPAERIDDILRSIVIADVEQQAGMTLDEQGRYALGLVRGHAPKRDKAMFIGRAARERWRLENIAALEAEIAALGQEIERLRREHQAVEAAIEELADWFMAFPSDRDVRTAFEEAQEARRQAESKEREWKRQEEKAILLAREWKQIKQQLRDESAELDLAFSPEGCEQAQFAMKSYVRHLHELEVLYRETRHTEAMIAQQREQLEALREEIDEAKGERNQLRDDEEQLALRMSEMERTLKQMGADDIRAEIARIQERLVFLRGEIPRLVNERARTEQRLMRLVEEREQGERRESFARQLAAMWERSFADEAALGLVDLDRSLPLLEQAKEAKQRYEAALKETRSSLLARLNTVFFQESSNLTEYRAAFEPLMEQREHEWIAAAPDDEMAMKAADWREKQERHVIYLDYKGQRATPFAVLAEVERDIALQHEYMKEQDRELYEDVILKSVGRILRSRIQRAERWVNDMNKLMGGLDTSSGLVLSIQWKPKTAETEAELDTKELVRLLRIDSRLLKEEDLQRVTNHFRSKITRARELLEERGQGNTLHQIIKEVLDYRKWFAFTLYYEKTNEPKRELTNHRFYQFSGGEKAMAMYIPLFAAAYSRYQEAGDDAPYIISLDEAFAGVDENNIRNMFGLVEQLGFNYIMNSQALWGDYDTVPALSICELVRPRNASFVTVIHYRWNGRVKQLVADDKEWERVET, from the coding sequence ATCATGAACCCGTGGGTTCTTCATCGCGCCGGGCTGATTAATTTTTGGTATTACGATGAGCAATATTTCCATTTCGCTGACGGAAAGCTGCTCTTGCGGGGGAGCAACGGGGCGGGCAAATCGGTGACGATGCAAAGCTTAATCCCCGTGCTTTTGGACGGCAAAAAGACGCCCGACCGCCTTGACCCATTCGGCTCGCGGGCGCGGCGGATGGAAGATTACTTGCTCGGGGAAAAAGATGTCGTCAACCGCGACGAACGAACCGGGTATTTGTTTTTGGAATACAAACGAAAACAGTCGGACCAATACGTGACAACGGGAATCGGCTTGCGCGCGAAGCGGCAAAAAAGCCTCGATTTCTGGGGATTTGTCATCTTCGACAACCGCCGCGTCGGTCATGACATCGCCCTATATAAAAAGGAAAAAACAGGGGAGAAAATCCCGTTGACGAAACGCGAGCTGGCCGCATTGCTTGGCGCGGGCGGGACGGTCGTCGAGACGCAAAAAGAGTATATGGAGCTTGTGAATAAACATGTGTTTCGCTTTGAATCGATCGAAGCGTTTCAAGAACTGATCGAACTGCTCATTCAACTGCGCAGTCCGAAGCTGTCCAAAGATTTTAAGCCGACGGTCATTTACGAGATTTTGGAAAGCTCGCTGCCTCCGTTGACCGACGAAGAGCTTCGCCATTTGTCGGACACAATCGAAAACATGGACCAGGCAAAACAGCAGCTTGAGCAACTTGAACGCGACGAGCGGGCGTTGAAGCGCCTTTGCGATCAATACCGCCTGTACAACGAATATATGATCGCCGAAAAAGCGGCAGAATACGTAAAAGCGGTCAAGCAGGCCGAACAGCTCGCCGCCGAGCAACAACGCCTGCACGATGAAGAAGAGCGGGCGCGAACGACGCTTGATGAGCTTGAGGAGTCCATCACCCGCCTTGGCCGCGAAGAAGATGTGCTGCGCTCGCGTGAAATCGACTTGGCCGGCCACGAAGTGTTCCAGCAGGCGGAGAAGTACGAACAGTTGAAGGCGGAGCGCCAGCGCCTGCGGGAGCGGCGAGAGCGGCATGAGCGGACGATCGAGGAGAAGGAACGGATCGAGCGCCAACGCCGCCGCCGCCTCGATGAAGCGGAAGCACGGTTGGACGACCTTGAGCGGAAGCTTGAAGACGAGCTGGAGCAGCTGAGTATGGATGCCGACGAAGGATCCTTTTCCTTGCATGAAACGAACGAAGGCGACTTTCACCGCCATCGCCAAAAGGAGCAGGAGTTTTTGTTTGCCGCTTGGAAACAGGAAGCCGACCGCCATATCGAGCGGCTTGAAGGGCTGGCCCGCCTTTGGCGCAGGCATGACGATTTGCAGCGGCGTTATGAAGAGGCGAGCAACGAAGCGGGGGAGCGGCAGCGGGAAATGGACGAATGGCGGCATCAGCAACGGAAATGGGAAGAACTGCTCGAACAAGAGAAAGAGCGTTTTGAACAAGAGGTGCTTGCTTGGGTCGAGCGGGGAGGGGTCGACGTTTCCGAAGCGGACATTCAGATGTTTTTGCAACAAGTGGGCGGCATATATGAACAATACTCGGTCGATGACTTGAAGCGCCCGTTCGTTCAAACGTATTATGCCGCTGTCGGCAAGAAAAACGATGAGAAATGGCGGCTCGAACATGACATCCGCCTGTTGGAAGAGAAGCGGGCAGAGCGTGAAGCGGAACTCTGCCATTGGCGGGAGAAGCGCGATCCTGAGCCTGAGCGCGACGAACAGACAGAAGCCGCCCGCTCGGCTTTGGAACGGCAAGGAATTCCGTTTGTTCCGCTCTATGCCGCCGTCGAGTTTGCCGACCATGTACCCGACCCTGTACGCGAACGGATCGAATCAGCGCTTTCGCACGCCGGTCTGCTTGACGCACTCATTACGGCCCGCGAGGTCGATGTCGCCTGCGACCGTGTTCTCACCCCAAACCCGGTTCATATGGCGCATACGCTGGCTGATTATTTGCGCCCCGACGAAGAGGCTCCTGTGCCAGCCGAACGGATTGACGACATTTTGCGAAGCATCGTCATCGCCGATGTGGAACAGCAAGCGGGCATGACGCTGGATGAGCAAGGGCGCTATGCGCTCGGTCTTGTCCGCGGTCATGCGCCAAAGAGAGACAAGGCGATGTTCATCGGCCGTGCAGCGCGGGAACGGTGGCGGCTCGAGAACATCGCGGCGTTGGAAGCGGAGATCGCCGCTTTAGGTCAAGAGATCGAACGCCTGAGAAGGGAGCATCAGGCGGTGGAAGCGGCCATCGAGGAGCTGGCCGATTGGTTTATGGCGTTTCCGTCCGACCGCGATGTGCGCACGGCGTTTGAGGAAGCGCAAGAAGCGCGCCGTCAGGCCGAAAGCAAAGAGCGGGAGTGGAAGCGGCAAGAAGAAAAAGCCATCCTCTTGGCGCGGGAATGGAAACAAATCAAGCAGCAGCTCCGTGATGAGTCGGCCGAGCTTGACTTAGCCTTTTCCCCGGAAGGCTGTGAACAGGCGCAGTTCGCCATGAAATCGTACGTCCGCCATTTGCACGAACTCGAAGTGCTTTACCGCGAGACGCGCCATACCGAAGCGATGATCGCACAACAACGCGAACAGCTCGAAGCGCTGCGCGAGGAAATTGACGAAGCGAAAGGGGAACGAAATCAGCTTCGCGATGACGAAGAGCAACTTGCATTGCGAATGTCAGAGATGGAACGGACGCTGAAACAAATGGGGGCGGATGACATTCGGGCGGAAATTGCCCGCATCCAAGAACGGTTGGTATTTTTGCGCGGAGAAATTCCGCGCCTTGTCAACGAACGGGCGCGGACAGAACAGCGCCTCATGCGCCTCGTCGAGGAGCGGGAACAAGGGGAGCGGCGAGAATCGTTCGCCCGCCAGCTGGCCGCGATGTGGGAGCGGTCGTTTGCCGATGAAGCGGCGCTTGGGCTCGTAGACCTCGACCGTTCGCTCCCCCTTTTGGAGCAGGCAAAAGAAGCGAAACAACGATACGAAGCAGCGCTAAAAGAGACGCGCTCCTCACTTTTGGCGCGGCTGAACACCGTCTTTTTCCAAGAGTCGTCCAACTTGACCGAATATCGAGCGGCATTCGAGCCGTTGATGGAACAAAGAGAGCACGAATGGATCGCCGCCGCGCCGGATGACGAGATGGCGATGAAAGCCGCCGATTGGCGGGAAAAACAAGAGCGCCATGTCATTTACCTCGATTATAAAGGCCAGCGCGCCACACCGTTTGCCGTGCTCGCTGAGGTGGAGCGCGACATCGCCCTGCAGCACGAATATATGAAAGAACAAGACCGCGAGCTGTATGAAGATGTCATTCTAAAATCAGTCGGCCGCATTTTGCGCAGCCGCATCCAGCGCGCCGAGCGGTGGGTGAACGATATGAACAAGCTGATGGGCGGTCTCGATACATCATCAGGGCTTGTGTTGTCCATTCAATGGAAACCGAAAACGGCGGAGACGGAAGCGGAGCTGGATACGAAAGAATTGGTGCGCCTTTTGCGCATTGATTCGCGGTTGTTGAAAGAGGAAGATTTGCAGCGGGTGACGAACCATTTCCGCTCCAAAATCACGCGCGCCCGCGAATTGCTTGAGGAGCGCGGCCAAGGCAACACGCTCCACCAGATCATTAAAGAAGTGCTGGACTACCGGAAATGGTTTGCCTTCACCTTGTACTATGAAAAAACAAACGAGCCGAAACGCGAGCTGACGAACCATCGCTTCTACCAATTCAGCGGCGGGGAGAAGGCGATGGCGATGTACATTCCGCTCTTTGCCGCGGCGTATTCGCGCTACCAGGAAGCGGGTGATGACGCGCCGTACATCATCTCGCTCGACGAGGCGTTCGCCGGCGTTGACGAAAACAATATCCGCAATATGTTCGGCCTTGTCGAACAGCTTGGTTTTAACTATATCATGAACTCGCAAGCTCTTTGGGGCGACTACGACACCGTGCCCGCTTTGTCCATTTGCGAACTCGTCCGCCCGCGCAACGCGTCGTTTGTCACCGTCATTCATTACCGTTGGAATGGGCGCGTCAAACAGTTGGTTGCCGACGACAAAGAATGGGAGAGGGTTGAGACGTGA
- a CDS encoding glycine betaine ABC transporter substrate-binding protein, whose product MLRKWIMSLLAVGLMFGLAACSGTSDAKGKIVITGKKFTEQVILTHLLAEYVKANTDLDVDVKDSLGGAFMLQQAIENGDVDMYVEYTGTGYLNILKQPYDPAKTPEQIYNETKKLYNEKYNIAWLKPLGFNNTYALAMRRDLAEKLGVKTYSDLVKHSSSLTFGSDAEFFERSDGYDGLVDTYGFQFKKKVTIDPDLQYEAAKNGEIDVITAYTTDARIKKYDLVVLKDDKQYFPPYHAVPIIRQEVLDANPGLEEKLNKLANILTDEKMMELNGEVNLEGKRPREVAIDFLKAEGLID is encoded by the coding sequence ATGTTGCGAAAATGGATCATGTCTTTGCTCGCTGTCGGGCTTATGTTTGGACTAGCAGCCTGCAGCGGAACGAGTGATGCGAAAGGGAAAATTGTCATTACCGGCAAGAAGTTTACCGAGCAAGTCATTTTGACGCATTTGCTGGCGGAATATGTAAAAGCCAATACCGATTTGGATGTTGACGTGAAAGACAGTTTAGGCGGCGCGTTTATGCTCCAGCAAGCCATCGAAAACGGAGATGTCGACATGTATGTCGAGTACACCGGGACGGGGTATTTGAACATTTTAAAACAGCCGTACGATCCTGCGAAGACGCCCGAACAAATTTACAACGAAACGAAGAAATTATATAACGAAAAATACAACATCGCTTGGCTCAAACCACTCGGATTTAACAACACCTACGCCTTGGCCATGCGCAGAGACTTGGCGGAAAAGCTCGGGGTGAAAACGTACTCCGATTTGGTGAAACATTCGTCTTCCCTTACGTTTGGGTCAGACGCCGAGTTTTTTGAGCGAAGCGACGGCTATGACGGGCTTGTCGATACGTACGGGTTCCAATTCAAGAAAAAAGTGACGATCGATCCGGACTTGCAATACGAAGCGGCGAAAAACGGCGAAATTGACGTCATCACCGCCTACACGACCGACGCCCGGATTAAAAAATACGATTTGGTCGTATTGAAAGATGACAAACAGTACTTCCCGCCGTACCACGCTGTGCCGATTATCCGCCAAGAAGTGTTGGACGCCAACCCGGGGCTTGAGGAGAAACTAAACAAGTTGGCCAATATTTTAACCGATGAAAAAATGATGGAATTAAATGGTGAAGTGAACTTGGAAGGAAAACGGCCGCGTGAGGTGGCGATTGATTTCTTAAAAGCGGAGGGACTGATCGACTAG
- a CDS encoding TIGR02677 family protein has translation MDATWLKPIVEAKYLSTENAHRYRAILRYFYIQHERMRQYLFPEEVYAFLKQHEEFADYTEDDLQQDLDQLVKWNNLIARQETAHVRTIEEFKKKRFRYQCSPYTVEIERMIRTLEQLGDSFGGSLEKTRFDRLYASLSRMETIIASDFQEQRDELHQVWEETFDYFKKIIQNSADYIAYLHSENLEERMTSEAFLVYKEQFTAYLRDFIAALQKTSMQIEQLLEDLPEEGVRQFIEHVVDYERSIPRFAEALPPRPMQIEEKWETWRSLCEWFLGRDGRESELSFLQYQTNEAIRRLTRVVQRLGERHHHFRSRKGDYLHLARWFSRLESIEEAHCLSAVVFGCFHTKHLVADAGATDNIYRDVWDEPPFEWVTKPRVRHYGEKKKPQAIDEKEMEKDEARRRYLEEKEREEAALRQLVTDGKIVLAELPEVSPYVRKTLLGWIAKAMGREGQAVKTENGWVVKVVNKDGTICLRAEDGELVMPNCEIHVLSRGNENGNGV, from the coding sequence ATGGACGCCACATGGCTCAAACCCATTGTCGAAGCAAAGTATTTATCGACGGAAAACGCGCACCGCTACCGGGCGATTTTGCGCTACTTTTACATTCAGCACGAGCGGATGCGGCAATATTTGTTTCCTGAAGAAGTGTACGCCTTTTTAAAGCAGCACGAGGAATTTGCCGATTACACCGAAGACGATTTGCAGCAAGACCTCGACCAGCTCGTCAAATGGAACAACTTGATCGCCCGCCAAGAGACGGCGCATGTGCGGACGATTGAAGAGTTTAAGAAAAAGCGGTTCCGCTACCAATGCAGCCCGTACACGGTGGAGATTGAGCGGATGATCCGCACGCTTGAACAGCTCGGGGATTCGTTCGGGGGATCGCTTGAGAAAACACGGTTTGACCGCTTGTACGCCTCGCTTTCCCGCATGGAAACGATCATTGCGTCTGATTTTCAAGAGCAGCGGGACGAACTGCATCAAGTATGGGAAGAGACGTTTGACTATTTCAAGAAGATCATTCAAAACTCCGCTGATTACATCGCTTACTTGCACAGCGAAAATTTAGAAGAGCGGATGACGTCTGAGGCGTTTCTTGTCTACAAAGAGCAGTTCACCGCCTATTTGCGCGATTTTATCGCCGCCTTGCAAAAAACGTCGATGCAGATTGAACAATTGCTTGAAGATTTGCCGGAAGAAGGGGTTCGGCAGTTCATCGAGCATGTCGTCGACTATGAGCGGTCGATCCCGCGCTTTGCCGAAGCGCTGCCGCCGCGTCCTATGCAGATTGAAGAAAAATGGGAGACGTGGCGCAGCTTGTGCGAATGGTTTTTAGGGCGCGACGGGCGTGAGAGCGAGCTGTCGTTTTTGCAATACCAGACGAATGAAGCGATTCGCCGCCTGACGAGGGTTGTGCAACGGCTTGGCGAGCGGCATCACCATTTTCGCAGCCGCAAAGGCGACTACTTGCATTTGGCCCGTTGGTTTTCCCGCCTTGAATCGATTGAAGAGGCGCACTGCCTGTCAGCGGTCGTGTTTGGCTGCTTCCATACGAAACATCTCGTCGCCGATGCAGGGGCGACGGACAATATATATCGCGACGTATGGGATGAGCCGCCGTTTGAATGGGTGACAAAACCGCGCGTCCGCCATTACGGGGAAAAGAAAAAGCCGCAGGCGATCGATGAGAAAGAGATGGAAAAAGACGAAGCGCGCCGCCGCTATTTGGAAGAAAAGGAGCGTGAGGAAGCGGCGCTCAGACAGCTTGTGACCGATGGAAAAATCGTGCTTGCCGAACTTCCCGAAGTGAGCCCTTATGTGCGGAAAACGCTGCTCGGCTGGATCGCCAAGGCGATGGGGCGTGAAGGACAAGCGGTGAAGACGGAAAACGGATGGGTCGTCAAAGTGGTGAACAAAGACGGCACGATTTGCCTTCGCGCTGAGGATGGGGAGCTGGTGATGCCGAACTGTGAAATCCATGTGCTTTCAAGGGGGAATGAGAATGGAAACGGCGTTTGA
- a CDS encoding TIGR02678 family protein has translation METAFDDQAKEALAALFEQFWIVREQEPELYQLVREREHVLKRYVEEKFGYRLIVHRYFAKLEKIPAEPEPWMGIESFQEPLDYALFCCLMAYLEGKAVEEKFLLSDVCEEIRAMYPGDIPVDWTNYSHRRALIRVLKTAEQIGLIRRMDGEVEAFAHHAGEEALYEVPVLARYFMRTYPKDLLRYESLEELLAEEWKAAPQDYRRHRLYRKLFLSPAVYRTEGDEQDFYYLRNFRHRLRDDIEAHTPFRYELYKNAAMLTLPERQAPYTTFPDQKGTSEIILHFAALVRERLEECPPDEYGRLRLTPEQFSAWLADCRRRYGCGWGKTYRDMSAAELVREVLAALSEWCMADVEHDTGMIVLYPLLGRLSGRYPDDFDTKEGEEHHEPVGSSSRRAD, from the coding sequence ATGGAAACGGCGTTTGACGACCAGGCGAAAGAGGCGCTCGCCGCGTTGTTTGAACAGTTTTGGATCGTTCGGGAACAGGAGCCGGAGTTGTATCAACTTGTGCGCGAGCGCGAACATGTGTTGAAAAGGTATGTCGAAGAGAAGTTCGGCTATCGGCTCATCGTGCATCGCTATTTCGCCAAACTTGAGAAAATCCCGGCTGAACCGGAGCCATGGATGGGGATCGAGTCGTTTCAAGAGCCGCTTGACTACGCGTTGTTTTGTTGCTTGATGGCGTATTTGGAAGGCAAGGCGGTGGAAGAGAAGTTTTTGCTTTCCGACGTATGTGAGGAAATCCGCGCTATGTATCCCGGAGATATACCGGTTGATTGGACGAACTACTCGCACCGGCGCGCGCTTATTCGCGTGCTGAAAACGGCGGAACAAATCGGGCTCATCCGCCGGATGGATGGGGAGGTGGAAGCGTTCGCTCATCACGCCGGGGAAGAGGCGCTGTACGAAGTGCCGGTGCTGGCTCGCTATTTCATGCGCACGTATCCGAAAGATTTGCTTCGGTATGAATCGCTTGAGGAACTGCTCGCCGAGGAGTGGAAGGCGGCGCCGCAAGACTATCGGCGGCACCGTCTGTACCGAAAACTGTTTTTGTCCCCGGCGGTGTACCGGACGGAAGGGGATGAACAAGACTTTTACTACTTGCGCAACTTTCGCCATCGGCTGCGTGATGATATCGAAGCGCATACGCCGTTTCGGTATGAGCTGTACAAAAACGCGGCGATGTTGACGCTTCCTGAGCGGCAGGCGCCGTACACCACTTTTCCTGATCAGAAAGGGACGTCGGAGATCATTCTTCATTTTGCTGCTTTGGTGCGCGAACGGCTTGAGGAATGTCCGCCGGATGAGTATGGCCGCCTCCGGCTGACGCCTGAACAATTTTCCGCCTGGCTGGCTGATTGCCGCCGCCGTTACGGGTGCGGATGGGGGAAGACGTATCGTGACATGTCGGCCGCCGAGCTTGTTCGAGAGGTGCTTGCGGCGCTTAGCGAATGGTGCATGGCGGATGTGGAGCACGATACCGGCATGATCGTCCTTTATCCGCTTCTTGGTCGGCTTTCAGGACGGTATCCGGACGATTTTGACACGAAAGAGGGGGAGGAGCATCATGAACCCGTGGGTTCTTCATCGCGCCGGGCTGATTAA
- the cas2 gene encoding CRISPR-associated endonuclease Cas2 yields the protein MRLLVFFDLPVVTNREKREYRRFRTFLLNEGYDMLQFSVYSRVCHGHEATDKHLARLKHNLPPQGSIRAMVVTEKQYAKMQLLLGEPTAQEKKITSTQLTLF from the coding sequence ATGCGGTTGCTCGTCTTTTTTGACCTTCCCGTCGTGACCAACCGGGAGAAGCGCGAATACCGGCGGTTTCGTACATTCCTGCTAAACGAAGGATACGATATGTTGCAGTTTTCGGTCTACAGCCGCGTCTGCCACGGACATGAGGCAACGGACAAACACTTGGCGAGGTTAAAACACAACTTACCCCCTCAAGGGTCGATTCGGGCAATGGTCGTAACGGAAAAGCAGTACGCAAAAATGCAGCTGCTTCTTGGGGAACCCACAGCACAGGAAAAGAAAATAACATCTACCCAGCTGACGCTTTTTTAA
- a CDS encoding TIGR02679 family protein — protein sequence MSIAKEAAAFFRSERAFHRLFVEMKRKYESLGRVGGTVSLQSFSDEEREAIAAFFGKDVARVSLSTFEKQLGQTKFAGVGLVALLEQYFGESLVSKKERLQAEEDERERFFARLVEEHHWFATIRSQRFVQTAYETNRDGLEAAVRLVGEALRRLPLSSYMRLPLFAQQVAGDPHAFDLSTLSGRLLLSALQAAVPGQWDATSVESVNELLQSVGLLREDILNFATCANILAETEEGPHRVFSAAVEGNVALNVPLREVLPLARAHPACGQTVYIVENAGVFSTLLDTRAPLVSTNGQMNLATIKLLDLLAASGAKLYYSGDFDPEGLAMAERLLERYGPAVTLWRFSLDDYMAANPVVDLPPERLAKLASVASEPLRPVKEAIERTKKAGYQEAIIERLARDIKG from the coding sequence GTGAGCATCGCCAAGGAAGCCGCCGCCTTTTTCCGCTCCGAGCGGGCGTTTCATCGTCTGTTTGTCGAGATGAAACGCAAGTACGAGTCACTTGGCCGCGTGGGAGGCACGGTTTCGCTGCAATCGTTCTCTGACGAAGAACGGGAGGCCATCGCCGCCTTTTTCGGCAAAGACGTCGCCCGCGTCTCCCTTTCCACTTTTGAAAAACAGCTCGGACAAACCAAGTTTGCGGGCGTCGGACTTGTCGCTCTGCTGGAACAATATTTTGGCGAATCGCTCGTGTCGAAAAAGGAGCGGCTTCAGGCGGAAGAGGACGAACGGGAGCGGTTTTTCGCGCGCCTTGTAGAGGAACATCATTGGTTCGCGACGATCCGCAGCCAGCGCTTCGTCCAAACGGCGTACGAAACGAACCGCGATGGCCTTGAAGCAGCTGTCCGCCTCGTCGGCGAGGCTCTCCGCCGCCTGCCGCTTTCATCCTACATGCGCCTCCCGCTCTTTGCCCAACAAGTGGCGGGCGATCCGCACGCGTTCGACCTGTCCACACTGTCAGGAAGGCTGCTGTTGTCCGCCTTGCAAGCGGCCGTCCCAGGCCAATGGGACGCGACGTCTGTGGAGAGTGTCAATGAACTGTTGCAGTCCGTCGGATTGCTCCGCGAAGATATATTAAACTTTGCCACGTGCGCCAACATCCTGGCGGAAACCGAGGAAGGGCCTCATCGGGTCTTTTCCGCCGCCGTCGAGGGGAACGTTGCGCTGAACGTGCCGTTGCGAGAAGTGCTGCCCCTCGCACGCGCCCACCCCGCCTGCGGCCAAACAGTGTACATCGTCGAAAACGCCGGCGTTTTCTCGACGTTGCTTGACACCCGCGCCCCGCTTGTGAGCACGAACGGACAAATGAACCTAGCGACAATCAAGCTGCTCGATTTGCTCGCGGCCTCTGGCGCCAAGCTGTATTATTCGGGCGACTTCGACCCGGAAGGATTGGCCATGGCCGAGCGGCTGCTCGAACGGTACGGTCCAGCCGTCACCCTTTGGCGTTTTTCCTTGGACGATTATATGGCCGCCAACCCGGTCGTGGACCTCCCTCCTGAGCGCCTCGCCAAACTCGCATCCGTGGCGTCCGAGCCGCTGCGGCCAGTGAAAGAGGCCATCGAGCGAACGAAAAAAGCCGGCTATCAAGAAGCGATCATCGAGAGGCTGGCGAGGGATATAAAAGGGTAG
- the cas1 gene encoding type II CRISPR-associated endonuclease Cas1 yields the protein MGWRHLLIRKPGKLSVRYNQLVIEQEEKVSIPLEDICSIIIEEQAVSITAIALSKMAEHNIALFTCDQKRLPNGLLQPFQKHSRQVGVLHMQYAYSKPFKKRIWQRIVIQKLINQGKCLEFLNKEGANELYRISKTVDSGDSNNREAYGAKKYFQYLFGNEFTRRSDSVVNTSLNYGYAIMRGLVARSLVGYGFFPCLGIYHDNELNKFNLADDFMEVLRPLVDLYVAQHIQPDDEFSPSVRADLYNLTNMDILVNGEKLTVVNAVEEMTKSFVTASRSQDPSLLKLPELLPLQLHVYE from the coding sequence TTGGGTTGGCGTCATCTGCTCATTCGAAAACCGGGAAAACTGTCCGTCCGTTACAATCAACTCGTGATTGAACAAGAAGAGAAAGTGTCTATCCCACTCGAGGATATTTGTTCCATTATCATCGAGGAACAGGCCGTCAGTATCACGGCAATCGCTTTAAGCAAAATGGCCGAACATAATATTGCATTATTCACCTGTGACCAAAAACGGCTCCCCAATGGGTTGCTGCAGCCGTTTCAAAAACATTCCCGCCAAGTGGGCGTGCTGCACATGCAGTACGCCTACTCCAAGCCTTTTAAAAAGCGAATTTGGCAGCGGATCGTGATCCAAAAACTCATCAATCAAGGAAAGTGTTTGGAGTTCCTGAACAAAGAAGGAGCCAACGAGCTATACCGCATAAGCAAAACCGTCGACTCTGGAGACAGCAATAACCGTGAAGCGTATGGAGCGAAAAAGTACTTCCAGTATTTATTTGGCAACGAATTTACCCGGCGAAGCGATTCTGTGGTGAACACTTCCTTAAATTACGGATACGCCATTATGCGGGGACTCGTCGCCCGCTCTCTCGTTGGGTATGGCTTTTTCCCTTGCCTTGGGATTTACCACGACAATGAATTGAACAAATTTAATCTCGCTGATGACTTTATGGAAGTATTGCGCCCGCTTGTCGACCTATACGTAGCCCAACACATTCAACCGGATGATGAATTTTCTCCGTCCGTTCGGGCAGACTTATATAATTTGACCAATATGGACATACTAGTGAACGGAGAAAAACTGACCGTCGTGAACGCGGTGGAAGAAATGACGAAAAGCTTCGTCACCGCAAGCCGGAGCCAGGATCCTTCGTTGTTGAAATTGCCGGAACTTCTCCCATTGCAACTGCACGTGTATGAGTAA